The Pukyongia salina genome segment AGGTTACCTGGTTATTATACTTCAATCCAACGAATCTTATAAGCTGGAAAAAAAGCAGGTAGACCTCCTAATAAGCAAGCGAGTTGATGGTATTATGATATCGCTGGCCAACAAGACGGTGGATATCTCTCACCTTAAAAGGGTTAAAGAGTTGGAAGTCCCGCTTGTTATGTTCGATAAGATATCAAAGCTAATGGATTGTTCGAAGATCATTATCAACGACCGGGAAGCGGCCTATACCGCCACCAAGCATCTTATCGATTCCGGTTGTAAGCGAATTGCACATTTTAGAGGGGCCTTACTGCCACAAAATTCTATCGATCGTTTCCTGGGGTATAAAAAGGCGTTGGAGGACCATGGTATCACCTACGATTCGTCCTTAGTATATATATGTGAGAATGTAGATTATGAAGACGGGATCAATGCAGCCAAAAAATTATTAGAAGATCACGACGATGTGGATGGAATATTTGCCATTACCGATCTGGCAGCGATAGGTGCTATTTCCGTATTTAATGAAAGAGGTATCCGCGTGCCGGACGATATCTCTATTATGGGATTTAGTAACTGGTTTGTTTCTTCGGCGATCACACCATCCCTAAGTACGGTGGACCAACCGGGGTACGAAATGGGTGTGAAAACGTTTAAGCTTTTGTATAAGGAAATGAAAGCGAGACGAAAAAATAAGGAGTTCGAACCAAAGACTGTCGAACTTGAGACCCGGCTGATAAAACGAAATTCCACTTAAATTCTATCTTTATGTTTCTATCCAGGATATCCCTTTTACTTTTATTATTAGTTCTATTTACCCAATGTAAGGAAAATAACCAAGCTGTAGATGAAGAGAAAATATCTACAAATGAGTTGGCTTATAGCGAACCTTTTCGGCCACAATTTCATTATTCCCCTCCCGAAAAATGGATGAACGATCCCAATGGCCTGGTATATCATGATGGTACCTATCATCTATTTTACCAGTATTATCCAGAGGACATAGTTTGGGGCCCCATGCACTGGGGACATGCCACAAGTAGTGATATGATCCATTGGGAAAATAAACCCATAGCCCTTTATCCGGATGAGCTCGGACTCATATTTTCGGGGAGTGCTGTAATAGATACTAAAAATACCTCGGGCTTTGGAACCGAAGACAATCCTCCCATGGTGGCTATCTATACCTATCATTTAATGGAAGGTGAAAAAGCAGGACGTAAAGATTTTCAAACCCAGGGAATAGCATATAGTCTTGATAATGGTAACACCTGGTCTAAATATGAAGGTAACCCTGTAATAGGGAATGAGGGTATAAAAGATTTTAGAGACCCCAAGGTTTTCTGGCATGAGGAGTCTTCAAAATGGATACTTGTGCTTGTAGCCGGTGATCATGCGAAATTTTACAATTCAGACGACCTTAAAGAATGGACATTACTAAGCGAGTTTGGTAAGGATATAGGAGCTCACGGAGGTGTGTGGGAATGTCCGGATCTGTTCAAATTAAAAATTGATGAAACCGGGGAAGAAAAATGGGTTCTACTTATAAGTATCAATCCGGGAGCTCCTAATGGAGGCTCGGGCACACAGTATTTTGTGGGTGAATTCGACGGAAAGAATTTTGTTACAAAGCAGGCCGGCACGAAATGGCTCGATTACGGAATGGATAATTACGCAGGAGTTACCTATAATAATGTACCGTCGGGAGAAAGGATATTCATTGGTTGGATGAGCAATTGGAATTATGCACGCAACACCCCAACAGAAGTTTGGCGAAGCTCCATGACCCTACCCAGAAATATAAGCTTGCATAAAAATAAGGAAGGTTATTTCATTAAGAATTATCCTTTGAAAGCGTTCGGTAAAATAGGAGAAACTGCCTTTGAGAGCGTGGAAAGTATTTCTCTAGAAAAACCTTTTGAAAAAGAATTGGATCAATACAATGATACTGATATTAGTTTCATGGTGGATAGTTCGAAGAACTACGCTATTACCTATTCAAACAGTATCGGAGAACAGGTTTGCCTTCAGTTATTAGGAGAAAGCAAGGAATTATTGTTCGACCGAACCCGATCCGGTATAGTAGATTTCGAAGAGAGCTTTGGAAAGGCAATTCAGAAACAAAAATATACTACCGAAAATAAAAAGGTAGAAGTGCGTATCATAATAGACGCCTCCTCTGTGGAAGTATTTATCGACGGCGGAAAACACGTATTTACCAACCAGGTTTTTCCGAAGCACCCTTATACTAGATTAGAGATTGCCGGCCCGGCCAACGGGACTGTGGATAACCTGAGGCTTAACAAACTGGCGTCTATATGGCGGCCATAAATCTTACTCATACAGCTATAAGAAAGCTATATTCAATTTTGTGAAATTTACCACACTTTTTTACGACTTTTAGGATGTTAAATATTTGTTTATGCTTATGGACTAATAACCGTTAGTTTGTAAGTTTACCGCAAAAGTTGAACTAATTCTACGTAAACCTCATGGAAACAGACCTGATAAACGAAGCGTTGCAATTTGAGCAACAGAAGACGACCTTCAAGACAACGAGTGATCGTATAATTGCTTCCAGGAAAGCCAAGGATCTTATTTTAAGTTTGAATGAGATCTATAAGCAAAACAAGGATGCCGCGATCATGGATCTTATGAAAAGGCTTACTGAAATCAAACGTAAGATTGAAAAACGATTGAAAGGCAGAAGAGACCTTACTGTATAAATTGAAACCCGGAGCTAAAGCTTCGGGTTTTTTATTTCCAATATAATGTCTTGGCGTCGCCCATTTTGCCTTTGTTCCCAAAAGTCAAAATACAATCCACGCTCCTTTGAGCTTCTGTCTTCAGTCTTCCTACTTCGATCCACTTCGCGATACAATAAATAATAGAAATAATCAATATCAAATAATTCCTCCAGGATTCAATTTGTTTTCACAAATTGTTCCTTTGTTCCCAAAAGTCAAAATACAAACCACACTCCTTTGTGCTTCGGCCTTCGGTCTTCCTATTTCGATCCACTTTGCGATACAATAAATAATAGAAATAATCAATTACAAATAATTCCTCCAGGATTCAATTTGTTTTCACAAATTGTTCCTTTGTTCCCAAAAGTCAAAATACAAACCACGCTCCTTTGAGCTTCTGTCTTCAGTCTTCCTACTTCGATCCACTTCGCGATAAAATAAATAATAGAAATAATCAATTACAAATAATTCCTCCAGGATTCAATTTGTTTTCACAAATTGTTCCTTTGTGCCCAAAAGTCAAAATACAAACCACACAGCCTTCGGCTGCTGGTTTTTTGTTCTCAAAAATTTCTGAAAGTACACTTTCATCATTTTCTCAAACAAAAAACCCACTCATCTCTGAGTGGGTTTGTATTTATTGTGGTACCTCCAGGAATCGAACCAGGGACACACGGATTTTCAGTCCGTTGCTCTACCAACTGAGCTAAGGTACCTTCCAGATCGTTAATGATCATTATCTCCTTTGGTTATGCCCTACAGGCATAGCATAGGAGGGTGCAAATATAACCGATATTTACACTTTCCAAAACATAAATTTAAAAAAACTTCGATTGATTTCAATTTAATAGCCCCTTAACAACTCCTAAAGGATACATGTTGTATTTTTAGCCCTTTGGAAGCTGCAATGAACCTCATAATAGATGTTGGAAATACGCGTATTAAACTCGCGGTCTTTAATGAAGGACAGCTGCTTCACAACTTTGTATGCGATGCAGAAGATTTTACCAATACCCTAAACTTGATTCATCGCGAATATCCTGGCATCACGCATTGTATCCTGGCCAGTGTAGGCAAATTTTCTGAAGCAAATATCTCCTTACTTCAACAACACTACACCGTAATTAAACTGGATCATAAAACAAAGGTGCCCTTTAAAAACAACTACGGAACGGCATCTACACTCGGGGTAGACCGTATTGCGTTAGTGAGTGCGGCTGCCGTAGAATTTCCGAAAAAAAATGTTCTCGTGATCGATGCAGGTAGTTGTATCACTTACGATCTTATAACAGCCAACAACACCTATTTAGGTGGTGCGATATCACCAGGGATCCTAATGCGTTATAAAGCGATACATACGTTTACGGCCAATCTTCCGTTATTGGAACCAAAACTACCTATCATCCAAACCGGAAATAGTACCGAATCGTCTATTCATAGCGGAATATTACAGGCCGTGGTTTTCGAAATAGAGGGCTTTGTACGAACGTATAAGGAAAAATATCCCGATTTAACAGTTATTTTAACAGGTGGAGATGCTCATTTTTTGCGAGATAGTCTAAAAAGTGACATCTTTGCGAACTCAAATTTCCTACTGGAAGGTTTGAATTTCATCTTAGAACATAATAAACATTGATGTTAA includes the following:
- a CDS encoding LacI family DNA-binding transcriptional regulator, producing the protein MKEVTLKQIAENLGISITTVSKALKDYPDVSKKTKTLVKQEAKKLRYKPNVFAVNLRTRESKTVGLIIPEVVHHFFSSVINGIIEQAEKKGYLVIILQSNESYKLEKKQVDLLISKRVDGIMISLANKTVDISHLKRVKELEVPLVMFDKISKLMDCSKIIINDREAAYTATKHLIDSGCKRIAHFRGALLPQNSIDRFLGYKKALEDHGITYDSSLVYICENVDYEDGINAAKKLLEDHDDVDGIFAITDLAAIGAISVFNERGIRVPDDISIMGFSNWFVSSAITPSLSTVDQPGYEMGVKTFKLLYKEMKARRKNKEFEPKTVELETRLIKRNST
- a CDS encoding glycoside hydrolase family 32 protein, with protein sequence MFLSRISLLLLLLVLFTQCKENNQAVDEEKISTNELAYSEPFRPQFHYSPPEKWMNDPNGLVYHDGTYHLFYQYYPEDIVWGPMHWGHATSSDMIHWENKPIALYPDELGLIFSGSAVIDTKNTSGFGTEDNPPMVAIYTYHLMEGEKAGRKDFQTQGIAYSLDNGNTWSKYEGNPVIGNEGIKDFRDPKVFWHEESSKWILVLVAGDHAKFYNSDDLKEWTLLSEFGKDIGAHGGVWECPDLFKLKIDETGEEKWVLLISINPGAPNGGSGTQYFVGEFDGKNFVTKQAGTKWLDYGMDNYAGVTYNNVPSGERIFIGWMSNWNYARNTPTEVWRSSMTLPRNISLHKNKEGYFIKNYPLKAFGKIGETAFESVESISLEKPFEKELDQYNDTDISFMVDSSKNYAITYSNSIGEQVCLQLLGESKELLFDRTRSGIVDFEESFGKAIQKQKYTTENKKVEVRIIIDASSVEVFIDGGKHVFTNQVFPKHPYTRLEIAGPANGTVDNLRLNKLASIWRP
- a CDS encoding type III pantothenate kinase, coding for MNLIIDVGNTRIKLAVFNEGQLLHNFVCDAEDFTNTLNLIHREYPGITHCILASVGKFSEANISLLQQHYTVIKLDHKTKVPFKNNYGTASTLGVDRIALVSAAAVEFPKKNVLVIDAGSCITYDLITANNTYLGGAISPGILMRYKAIHTFTANLPLLEPKLPIIQTGNSTESSIHSGILQAVVFEIEGFVRTYKEKYPDLTVILTGGDAHFLRDSLKSDIFANSNFLLEGLNFILEHNKH